The Coregonus clupeaformis isolate EN_2021a chromosome 8, ASM2061545v1, whole genome shotgun sequence genome has a segment encoding these proteins:
- the LOC121571184 gene encoding adhesion G protein-coupled receptor A3-like — MRVCAVDLLQLLFVLLLGGNGSAVSSDCKSYDERSKSAGKSTPSVATADRKVVCSNMELHQVLPQDSFPNRTVTLILSNNKIQELRNGSFIGLSTLERLDMRNNIISRIEPGAFLGLLALKRLDLSNNRIGCLNVDIFKGLTSLVRLNLSGNMFSSLAQGTFDSLVSLKTLEFQTSYLLCDCNLLWLLHWIKDNNVGVKDTSCSYPRSLQGQLITSTKPELFTCDAPLELPSFQLTPSQRQIVFQGDSLPFQCQASFVAEDMQVLWYQDGRMVEPDAAQGIFIEKSMVQNCSLIASALTISNIQPASTGNWECRVRTSRGNTTRTVHIVVLESSAKYCPPDRVSNNKGDFRWPRTLAGITAYLLCNKLASGAGIYSGSVGEERRAWRRCDRGGLWAEDDYSRCQYQKDVTRVLYIINQMPLNMTNAVITARQLLVYTFEAANFSDKMDVIFVAEMIEKFGKFAEKYKELGDVMVDISSNLMHADERVLWMAQREARACSRIVECLQRIAVHRLASGTQAYSTNSHNIALEAHAIKASSFNGMTCTLFQKLMPERMALRDLGPRIDLDGNPDRQLSFKCNVTSTLSSLALKNTIVEASLQLPPSLFSQYLGQADDNVYKLHLLAFRNGKLFPSTGNSTLLADGGKRRNVATPVLLAKIEGFQLRGLRVPVNATLRRFAHGSDAVPACWNFSLLGGQGGWQSEGCRLLRHHDNFTTLSCDSLSNYAVLMDLTGVEYFSPSIEPLHPVIYATAIVLLLCLLAIIISYIYHHRSVRISRKFWHMLVNLCLHIFLTCGVFVVGINQTRYASVCQAVGIVLHYSTLATALWVGVTARNIYKQVTRKAKRYEELDEPPPPPRPMLRFYLIGGGIPIIVCGITAAANIKNYGSQTNAPYCWMAWEPSLGAFYGPVGFIVFVDCMYFLSILLQLRRHPERRYELKEPAEEQQRLAVAGSDAGDVPAALLHLQPHDASSSTVSAPHAMSLSALENEHTFALQLLGVAAALGLYAALWVFGAMAVSQERPADLVFSCLFGMVALALGGFLIAHHCVNRQDMRRHWAQACCPERRAYSAQEDALLPLPGASTASAAGSVGGGNGDAAKCAHSSAESSCTNKSGPSVRNSTQGSKLTNLHAEAAQNKSLPLLPLPANGAALLDNSLTEHSVDNEIKMHVAPVEVQFRPVNNNNNPAANGHAGRHHKNRARAHRASRLTVLREYAYDVPTSVDGSLQSAPHRRHRHEHHDSQQARCSRRAAYMAYRERHQSQMQQDSSDASTSLPRRSRYADKGGGSTSALGNGAIGVVGSGSVGITVGTGGEGGEGEGVGTSASVTSKDSSSIKQPNNTELVDGQPKSYGLNLATQNGTLKNNGQIVPIINTESSGSANIKTGLWKHETTV; from the exons AGACCTGTCCAACAACCGCATTGGCTGCCTCAACGTGGACATATTCAAGGGCCTCACAAGTCTGGTTCGACT AAACCTTTCAGGAAACATGTTTTCATCGCTGGCCCAAGGGACGTTTGACAGCTTGGTGTCATTGAAGACTTT GGAGTTCCAGACGTCGTACCTGCTGTGCGACTGCAACCTGCTGTGGCTGCTGCACTGGATCAAAGACAACAACGTGGGGGTGAAGGACACCAGCTGCTCATACCCCCGCTCCCTGCAGGGCCAGCTCATCACCTCCACCAAGCCTGAGCTGTTCACCTGTG ATGCACCCCTGGAACTGCCTTCCTTCCAGCTGACTCCGTCCCAGCGTCAGATCGTGTTCCAGGGCGACAGCCTGCCCTTCCAGTGCCAGGCCTCGTTCGTGGCGGAGGACATGCAGGTTCTGTGGTACCAGGACGGCCGCATGGTGGAGCCCGACGCAGCCCAGGGCATCTTCATCGAGAAGAGCATGGTACAGAACTGCTCCCTCATCGCCAG TGCGTTGACCATCTCCAACATCCAGCCTGCTTCTACTGGGAACTGGGAGTGTCGTGTGAGGACCAGCCGAGGGAACACCACCCGCACCGTCCACATTGTGGTTCTGGAGAGCTCCGCCAAGTACTGCCCACCCGACAGAGTGTCCAACAACAAGGGAGACTTCAG atGGCCTCGTACCCTAGCGGGCATCACAGCCTACCTGCTCTGCAACAAGCTGGCGTCGGGCGCGGGAATCTACTCTGGCTCGGTGGGTGAGGAGCGGCGTGCGTGGCGGCGTTGTGACCGTGGGGGCCTGTGGGCCGAGGACGACTACTCCCGCTGCCAGTACCAGAAAGATGTAACCCGTGTCCTCTACATCATCAACCAG atgCCTCTGAACATGACCAACGCGGTGATCACGGCCCGCCAGCTGCTCGTCTACACATTTGAGGCCGCCAACTTCTCAGACAAGATGGACGTCATCTTCGTGGCCGAGATGATCGAGAAGTTTGGCAAGTTTGCCGAGAAATACAAGGAG ttggGGGACGTGATGGTGGACATCTCCAGTAATCTGATGCATGCTGATGAGCGGGTGCTGTGGATGGCTCAGCGCGAGGCCAGGGCCTGCTCCCGCATCGTGGAGTGTCTCCAGAGGATCGCTGTACACCGCCTAGCCAGCGGAACCCAGGCCTACTCCACC AATTCCCATAACATCGCCCTGGAGGCCCACGCCATCAAGGCGAGCAGCTTCAACGGCATGACCTGCACACTGTTCCAGAAGCTGATGCCTGAACGCATGGCTCTCCGAGACCTGGGCCCACGCATAGACCTGGACGGCAACCCTGACCGCCAGCTCAGCTTCAAGTGTAACGTCACCAGCACCCTGTCCAGCCTCGCTCTTAAG AACACCATAGTGGAGGCGTCCCTGCAGCTCCCCCCATCTTTGTTCTCTCAGTACCTGGGCCAGGCCGACGACAACGTCTACAAGCTTCACCTGCTGGCCTTCCGCAACGGCAAGCTCTTCCCCTCCACGGGCAACTCCACCCTGCTGGCTGacggggggaagaggaggaatgtGGCCACCCCCGTGCTCCTGGCCAAGATAG AGGGTTTCCAGCTGCGCGGACTGCGTGTCCCGGTGAACGCCACGCTGCGGAGGTTTGCCCACGGCTCGGACGCCGTGCCCGCCTGTTGGAACTTCAGCCTGCTGGGCGGGCAGGGCGGCTGGCAGAGCGAGGGCTGCCGTCTCCTGCGGCACCACGACAACTTCACCACGCTCTCCTGTGACTCGCTCAGCAACTACGCCGTGCTCATG GATCTTACTGGAGTGGAGTATTTCTCTCCCAGCATTGAGCCTCTCCACCCAGTCATCTACGCCACAGCTATCGTCCTGCTGCTCTGTCTACTGGCCATCATCATCAGCTACATATACCACCACAG GTCTGTCCGGATCAGCCGTAAGTTCTGGCACATGCTTGTGAACCTCTGCCTCCACATCTTCCTCACCTGCGGCGTCTTCGTGGTTGGCATCAACCAGACGCGCTACGCCAGCGTGTGCCAAGCT GTGGGCATCGTTCTGCACTACTCGACCCTGGCCACAGCTCTGTGGGTGGGCGTGACGGCACGGAACATCTACAAGCAGGTGACCCGCAAGGCCAAGCGCTACGAAGAGCTGGACGAGCCCCCGCCCCCTCCACGACCCATGCTGAG GTTCTACCTAATAGGTGGAGGGATACCGATCATCGTCTGTGGCATAACCGCAGCCGCCAACATCAAGAACTACGGTAGCCAAACCAACGCACCATA ttGCTGGATGGCGTGGGAGCCCAGCCTGGGGGCCTTCTACGGCCCCGTCGGCTTCATTGTCTTCGTGGACTGCATGTACTTCCTTAGCATCCTCCTCCAGCTGCGACGCCACCCCGAGCGCCGCTATGAACTCAAGGAACCCGCCGAGGAGCAACAGCGGCTGGCGGTAGCGGGCAGCGATGCCGGAGACGTCCCGGccgccctcctccacctccagccCCACGACGCCTCGTCCTCCACGGTGTCGGCTCCCCATGCCATGTCCCTGTCAGCACTGGAGAACGAGCATACGTTCGCGCTGCAGCTCCTGGGAGTGGCCGCGGCTCTGGGGCTCTACGCAGCACTGTGGGTGTTTGGCGCCATGGCCGTGTCCCAGGAGAGGCCGGCTGACCTGGTGTTCTCCTGCCTGTTTGGCATGGTGGCGCTGGCTCTGGGTGGCTTTTTGATCGCGCATCACTGCGTCAACCGCCAGGACATGAGGCGCCACTGGGCCCAGGCCTGTTGCCCCGAGAGACGGGCCTACTCTGCGCAGGAGGACGCCCTGCTGCCGCTGCCGGGGGCGTCCACGGCGTCCGCGGCTGGGTCGGTTGGTGGGGGCAATGGCGATGCGGCCAAGTGCGCCCACAGCAGCGCAGAGTCATCCTGCACCAATAAGAGTGGCCCCAGTGTGCGAAACTCCACCCAGGGAAGTAAACTGACCAATCTGCATGCAGAGGCAGCGCAGAACAAATCCTTGCCCCTACTACCCCTGCCCGCCAATGGGGCAGCCTTGCTGGACAACAGCCTGACAGAGCACTCGGTGGACAACGAGATCAAGATGCACGTGGCGCCCGTGGAGGTGCAGTTCCGgcctgtcaacaacaacaacaatcccGCCGCCAACGGACACGCGGGCCGGCATCACAAGAACAGGGCGCGGGCCCACCGGGCCAGCCGACTCACGGTGCTGCGTGAGTACGCATATGACGTACCCACCAGCGTGGATGGCAGCTTGCAGAGCGCCCCCCACAGGCGGCATCGCCACGAACACCACGACAGTCAGCAGGCGCGGTGCAGCCGACGGGCAGCCTACATGGCTTACAGGGAGCGCCACCAGAGCCAGATGCAACAGGACAGCAGCGACGCCAGCACGTCCCTGCCCCGACGCTCGCGCTACGCTGACAAGGGAGGGGGCAGCACTAGCGCCCTGGGCAACGGGGCTATCGGAGTAGTTGGAAGTGGAAGTGTAGGAATAACAGTAGGAACcggtggagaaggaggagaaggtgaggggGTTGGGACTTCTGCTTCCGTTACGAGTAAAGACAGTAGTAGCATAAAGCAGCCCAATAACACAGAACTGGTGGATGGCCAGCCCAAGTCGTACGGGCTCAACCTGGCTACACAAAACGGCACGCTCAAAAACAATGGGCAGATCGTGCCCATAATCAATACAGAGAGCTCGGGCTCGGCCAACATAAAAACTGGCCTATGGAAACACGAAACTACCGTGTAG